In Pseudomonas fluorescens, the following are encoded in one genomic region:
- the pseG gene encoding UDP-2,4-diacetamido-2,4,6-trideoxy-beta-L-altropyranose hydrolase yields the protein MRVLIRSDASPTIGSGHIARCLCLARVLRRQGSHVAFACRLLPGHRLEALRAEGFETFALPERYEDEDPQQAIESMLPWQADIAALEPLLELQPAFDWIIVDHYGLDHHWQTAARRWAPRIAVVDDLATRTYSADLLLNQNLSGTPEAYTSLLAPGCRTLFGPRFAMLRDEFCCPAIEIKPQARRVLVNFGGFDAAMQTYHAMQALADFVELEVDFVAGADNPAWAQMQVMAASRPHWRLHSFVSDFYRLMTEADLFVGAGGGTSWERAAMGLPTICIAVSNNQQANGEVMAAAGAHVFMGAREQVSVEQLRLAIGFVAGNQGLRQSLAQQSRLLVDGRGAQRVAAALAGAVLRMRPATLGDAQLLFDGRNTEAVRRWSLETGVIEWPAHQNWLTASLSNPRRLLLIAEADDGPVGVLRYDLRGFTAEVSIYLFEGRFGLGWGRALLARGEDVVKAHWPELESLTAQVLPANQPSLSVFREAGFTQSACAFTRVLKDHADD from the coding sequence ATGAGAGTGCTGATTCGTTCGGACGCCTCACCGACCATCGGCAGCGGTCACATCGCGCGCTGCCTGTGCCTGGCCCGGGTATTGCGCAGGCAGGGCAGTCATGTGGCTTTCGCTTGTCGCCTGTTACCGGGACATCGGCTGGAGGCACTGCGGGCCGAAGGTTTCGAAACCTTCGCGCTGCCTGAGCGCTACGAGGATGAAGACCCGCAACAAGCCATCGAATCCATGCTGCCATGGCAGGCGGATATCGCTGCGCTCGAGCCGTTGCTGGAGCTCCAGCCGGCGTTTGACTGGATCATTGTCGACCACTACGGCCTCGATCATCACTGGCAGACGGCTGCGCGGCGCTGGGCGCCACGGATCGCCGTGGTGGATGACCTCGCCACGCGGACCTACAGCGCCGATTTGCTGCTGAACCAGAATCTCTCGGGTACGCCAGAGGCTTATACCTCGCTGCTGGCGCCAGGCTGCCGGACATTGTTCGGCCCGCGGTTTGCCATGTTGCGCGACGAGTTCTGTTGCCCGGCCATAGAAATCAAGCCCCAGGCCCGGCGTGTGCTGGTGAATTTCGGCGGTTTCGACGCGGCCATGCAGACCTATCATGCGATGCAGGCGCTGGCGGACTTTGTCGAGCTGGAGGTCGATTTTGTCGCCGGTGCGGATAATCCGGCCTGGGCGCAGATGCAGGTGATGGCGGCGAGTCGCCCGCATTGGCGCCTGCACAGTTTTGTCAGCGACTTTTATCGATTGATGACCGAAGCCGACCTGTTTGTCGGGGCGGGTGGCGGCACCAGTTGGGAGCGCGCAGCCATGGGGCTACCGACGATTTGCATTGCCGTATCGAACAACCAGCAGGCCAACGGCGAGGTCATGGCGGCCGCGGGTGCCCATGTGTTCATGGGCGCCCGCGAGCAGGTCAGTGTCGAGCAGTTGCGCCTGGCCATCGGCTTTGTCGCGGGTAACCAGGGTCTGCGCCAGAGCCTGGCGCAACAATCTCGACTGTTGGTCGATGGTCGTGGCGCGCAGCGGGTAGCGGCTGCGCTGGCCGGCGCGGTGCTGAGGATGCGCCCGGCGACCCTGGGTGATGCGCAGCTGTTGTTCGACGGGCGCAACACCGAGGCCGTGCGTCGCTGGTCGCTGGAGACCGGCGTGATCGAATGGCCCGCGCATCAGAACTGGCTGACGGCGAGCCTGAGCAATCCCCGGCGGCTGTTGTTGATTGCCGAGGCCGATGACGGTCCGGTCGGTGTGCTGCGTTATGACCTGCGTGGCTTTACCGCCGAGGTGTCGATTTATCTGTTCGAAGGCCGGTTCGGCCTGGGCTGGGGCAGGGCGTTGCTGGCCCGTGGGGAGGACGTTGTGAAGGCCCACTGGCCAGAACTTGAGTCCCTCACCGCCCAGGTGTTGCCCGCCAACCAACCGTCGCTGAGCGTCTTTCGCGAAGCCGGTTTTACCCAGAGTGCCTGCGCGTTCACGCGCGTATTGAAGGATCACGCAGATGACTAG
- a CDS encoding pseudaminic acid biosynthesis-associated methylase has protein sequence MRELTEQETFWQGEFGNQYVERNIGQPLVAANLALFAKALTRVGHIDSLVELGTNAGNNLQALRQLLPRCELFGVEINASACAAARALGIAQIWQGSLFDFPRKRTFDLTLSKGVLIHLAPELLAAAYAQLYELSQRYILIAEYYNPAPVEVPYRGNSGKLFKRDFAGEMLDRYDDLQLVDYGFGYHRDRQFPVDDITWFVLEKRR, from the coding sequence ATGCGTGAACTGACCGAGCAGGAAACATTCTGGCAGGGCGAATTCGGCAACCAGTACGTTGAGCGCAATATCGGGCAGCCGCTGGTGGCGGCCAACCTGGCGTTGTTCGCCAAGGCGCTGACACGGGTCGGGCACATCGACAGCCTGGTGGAACTGGGCACCAATGCCGGCAACAATCTGCAGGCCCTGCGTCAGCTGTTGCCCCGCTGCGAGTTGTTCGGCGTGGAGATCAATGCCAGTGCTTGTGCCGCGGCCCGGGCGTTGGGTATTGCACAGATCTGGCAGGGTTCGCTGTTCGATTTCCCCCGGAAACGCACCTTCGACCTGACCCTGAGCAAAGGCGTGCTGATTCACCTGGCGCCGGAGTTGCTGGCGGCCGCGTACGCGCAACTGTATGAGCTGAGCCAGCGCTACATACTGATCGCCGAGTACTACAACCCGGCACCGGTCGAAGTCCCGTATCGCGGCAACAGCGGCAAGCTGTTCAAGCGCGATTTTGCCGGTGAAATGCTCGATCGCTATGACGACCTGCAACTGGTCGACTACGGTTTCGGTTACCACCGCGATCGGCAATTCCCGGTGGATGACATCACCTGGTTTGTCCTGGAAAAACGCCGTTGA
- the pseF gene encoding pseudaminic acid cytidylyltransferase has product MNNVAIIPARGGSKRIPRKNLKPFAGVPMIARSIQVALESGLFSRVVVSTDDEEIAGLARDCGAQVPFMRPAALADDFTGTAAVIAHALQALGEQGDKFDRACCIYATAPLLQARFLAQGLSLLEQHPDKSFAFSVCDFGFPVQRALTLDDHGALTALYPQYRDTRSQDLSIAYQDAGQFYWGRSDAWLRGEVLYSPYSLPVILPRHLVQDIDTPQDWKRAEYLYAALKAGGELQ; this is encoded by the coding sequence TTGAACAACGTCGCCATCATCCCGGCCCGCGGTGGCAGCAAACGCATACCCCGCAAGAACCTCAAGCCGTTCGCCGGTGTGCCGATGATTGCCCGCTCGATTCAGGTCGCCCTGGAGTCCGGGTTGTTTTCCCGGGTGGTGGTCAGCACCGACGACGAGGAAATCGCCGGGCTGGCGCGGGACTGTGGCGCCCAGGTGCCCTTCATGCGCCCGGCGGCACTGGCCGATGATTTCACGGGGACCGCCGCGGTGATCGCCCATGCCCTGCAAGCCTTGGGTGAACAGGGTGATAAGTTTGATCGTGCCTGTTGCATCTACGCGACCGCGCCGTTGTTGCAAGCGCGATTTCTTGCCCAGGGGCTGAGCCTGCTGGAACAGCATCCCGACAAGTCTTTCGCCTTCTCGGTGTGCGACTTCGGTTTCCCGGTTCAGCGAGCCCTGACCCTTGATGATCACGGTGCATTGACGGCACTGTATCCGCAGTATCGCGATACCCGCTCCCAGGATTTGTCGATCGCCTATCAGGATGCCGGGCAGTTCTACTGGGGCCGCAGCGATGCCTGGCTGCGGGGCGAGGTGCTGTATTCGCCGTACAGCCTGCCGGTCATCCTGCCGCGGCATCTGGTGCAGGACATCGACACACCGCAGGACTGGAAACGCGCGGAATACCTGTATGCCGCGCTGAAGGCCGGAGGTGAGCTGCAATGA
- the pseI gene encoding pseudaminic acid synthase — MTSFKIGERLIGADAPPFIIAEMSGNHNQSLDMALQIVDAAAKAGAHALKLQTYTADTMTLDLAEGEFFIKDPNSLWAGTSLYALYEKAHTPWEWHAPIFARARELGLLAFSTPFDESAVDFLESLDVPAYKIASFENTDLPLIRRVAATGKPLIISTGMASIAELDETVRVAREAGCKDLVLLKCTSTYPASPANSNLRTIAHLRELFDCQVGLSDHSMGVGVSVAAVALGATVVEKHFTLDRAAGGVDASFSLEPSELASLVIETERAWQAMGQVHYGVTEAERQSLAYRRSLYVTRDMEAGEPFDGTNLRAIRPGLGLAPKHAQSLLGRRARQAIKRGTALDWSLVE, encoded by the coding sequence ATGACTAGCTTCAAGATTGGCGAGCGCCTGATCGGTGCCGATGCGCCGCCTTTCATCATTGCCGAGATGAGCGGCAACCATAACCAGTCCCTGGACATGGCGCTGCAAATCGTCGATGCCGCGGCCAAGGCCGGTGCCCATGCGCTGAAGCTGCAGACCTACACCGCCGACACCATGACCCTGGACCTGGCCGAGGGCGAGTTTTTCATCAAGGATCCCAACAGCCTGTGGGCCGGTACTTCGTTGTACGCGCTGTACGAAAAGGCCCACACGCCCTGGGAATGGCATGCGCCGATTTTCGCTCGCGCCAGGGAACTGGGCCTGCTGGCGTTCTCCACGCCATTCGATGAGAGCGCCGTGGACTTCCTCGAAAGCCTCGACGTGCCGGCCTACAAGATCGCCAGTTTCGAAAACACCGACCTGCCGCTGATACGCCGGGTGGCCGCGACGGGCAAGCCGCTGATCATTTCCACCGGCATGGCCAGCATCGCCGAGCTCGATGAAACCGTGCGCGTCGCCCGCGAGGCCGGGTGCAAGGATCTGGTGCTGCTCAAATGCACCAGCACCTATCCGGCATCGCCCGCGAACAGCAACCTGCGCACGATCGCGCATTTGCGCGAATTGTTCGATTGCCAGGTGGGGCTGTCCGATCACTCCATGGGCGTCGGTGTGTCCGTGGCGGCGGTGGCACTGGGGGCAACGGTGGTGGAAAAGCATTTCACCCTCGACCGTGCGGCGGGTGGCGTCGACGCCAGTTTCTCTCTGGAGCCTTCCGAACTGGCCAGCCTGGTGATCGAAACCGAACGCGCCTGGCAAGCCATGGGGCAGGTGCATTACGGCGTCACCGAGGCTGAGCGCCAATCCCTGGCGTACCGTCGGTCGTTGTATGTCACCCGGGACATGGAGGCCGGCGAGCCCTTCGACGGGACAAATCTGAGAGCCATCCGTCCGGGGCTCGGGCTGGCGCCCAAGCATGCGCAAAGCCTCCTGGGACGCCGTGCCCGTCAGGCTATCAAGCGTGGAACAGCACTGGACTGGTCGTTGGTCGAATGA